From the genome of Rhodohalobacter sp. SW132, one region includes:
- a CDS encoding RagB/SusD family nutrient uptake outer membrane protein: MDQPSDAAVWEDPGMTQAFINDMYSTLPHGYSEVMMAVNTDEAVYTHIGSSDAAQGIINPSNVYNTTWGTAWGTGPPGSGNYMWEHAYGAVRKANLFFQNFDPDLFEDQQLAEQLIGEVHFLRAYKYVDLLRLFGGVPIVDEVFGLDSDMELPRDSYDDVLNFILSDLDEAASRLDWQPRQQGRASRGAAEALRLRVLTHAASDQFHNTGEWAGGYSNPELIGFTDAGRQQQLWEQARDVAQEIINEGPYSLYDQNPDPTQNFQDIWLQGGGSEAILTFYHLEEYDPIAPDGNWAWINVGQWAGPNGYFLWGGSTPQQALVDDFETIDGEQFDWSNPDHAEDPYVNRDPRFEATVMYNGYQWRERPEGPRSTDPQGRIETFLTIRCTGSDQCPDQRAGLDSRRSSIEDWNGSRTGYLLNKFIDPNVEHWNNEQEVPWHFIRYAEVLLNYAEAQMNLNDEAEARWAINQIRQRAGMPDITDSGEDLVQRYRNERRVELAFEDHRFFDVRRWMIAPEVEDRDAYGIYLHAEYQYDPDAPRNGMYNYEYVQPPSGEDVPSEVEFAAGNPNIGVRPVWTRSWNPATYLLPIQRDEMNRNPALIQNPNY; encoded by the coding sequence TTGGATCAACCTTCTGATGCCGCTGTATGGGAAGATCCCGGAATGACCCAGGCATTTATCAACGACATGTACAGTACCCTTCCACACGGGTATAGTGAAGTGATGATGGCCGTAAATACGGATGAAGCCGTGTATACTCATATTGGGTCTTCTGATGCAGCCCAGGGAATCATAAATCCATCTAACGTTTATAATACTACCTGGGGTACTGCATGGGGTACTGGACCTCCGGGATCCGGTAACTACATGTGGGAACATGCATACGGGGCTGTTAGAAAAGCCAACCTGTTTTTCCAGAATTTCGATCCAGACCTGTTTGAAGATCAGCAGCTTGCAGAGCAATTGATCGGGGAAGTGCATTTTCTCCGGGCATACAAGTACGTTGATCTTCTAAGGCTCTTCGGCGGAGTCCCTATTGTGGATGAAGTCTTTGGACTTGATTCCGACATGGAACTCCCAAGAGATTCTTACGATGATGTTCTCAATTTTATCCTTTCAGATTTAGATGAAGCCGCCAGCCGGCTGGATTGGCAACCCCGCCAGCAAGGCCGCGCCAGCAGAGGTGCTGCAGAAGCACTTAGATTAAGGGTTCTTACCCACGCCGCCAGTGACCAGTTTCACAACACAGGCGAATGGGCCGGCGGTTACAGTAATCCCGAACTGATTGGATTTACAGATGCAGGACGTCAGCAACAGCTTTGGGAACAAGCCAGAGATGTTGCGCAAGAGATCATTAACGAAGGCCCATACAGCCTCTATGATCAGAATCCCGATCCAACCCAGAACTTCCAGGATATCTGGCTGCAGGGCGGTGGCTCTGAAGCGATACTCACGTTTTATCACTTGGAAGAATATGATCCTATAGCACCTGACGGTAACTGGGCATGGATTAATGTAGGGCAGTGGGCTGGTCCCAACGGTTATTTCCTCTGGGGCGGCAGTACTCCGCAGCAGGCACTTGTTGATGATTTTGAAACTATCGATGGGGAGCAGTTCGACTGGTCAAACCCTGACCATGCAGAAGATCCATATGTAAATCGTGATCCGCGATTTGAAGCAACCGTAATGTACAACGGATACCAGTGGAGAGAACGCCCTGAAGGACCGCGTTCTACGGATCCGCAGGGAAGAATTGAAACCTTCCTGACGATTCGCTGCACCGGTTCTGACCAATGTCCCGATCAGCGTGCAGGCCTCGACTCACGTCGCAGTTCGATTGAAGACTGGAACGGATCACGTACAGGTTACCTGCTGAACAAGTTCATCGATCCAAATGTGGAACACTGGAACAATGAACAGGAAGTTCCATGGCATTTCATCCGGTACGCAGAAGTTCTGCTGAATTATGCGGAAGCTCAGATGAACCTGAATGATGAAGCAGAGGCACGCTGGGCAATAAACCAGATTCGTCAGCGGGCAGGAATGCCGGACATCACCGATTCCGGTGAAGACCTGGTACAGCGGTACAGAAACGAACGGCGCGTGGAACTCGCTTTTGAGGATCACCGCTTCTTCGACGTACGGCGCTGGATGATTGCACCAGAAGTGGAAGACCGGGATGCGTACGGAATCTACCTGCACGCCGAGTATCAATATGATCCTGACGCACCGCGAAATGGTATGTACAACTATGAATATGTTCAACCACCATCCGGTGAAGATGTACCATCAGAAGTTGAATTTGCAGCGGGGAACCCAAACATTGGCGTTCGCCCGGTTTGGACTCGCAGCTGGAATCCGGCAACCTACCTGCTGCCCATTCAGCGGGATGAAATGAACCGAAACCCGGCACTGATACAAAATCCAAACTATTAA
- a CDS encoding SUMF1/EgtB/PvdO family nonheme iron enzyme, translated as MEYPVIKKIYVPVSSVIVVFTLFIVGFYPFQTDDLNSFTDYTIEIPGSEVELNMVAVPGGTFSMGSPQDEPGRSENEGPRREITVDSFWMGKHEISWSQYDLFANEVISRLEEELADGSGRGIEIEADAISTPTPPYVDMTFGMGRDGYPAISMTHYAAIMYAKWLTAKTGDFYRLPTEAEWEYACRAGTETAYHFGNSTDEIDRYVWHSGNSDRSYNRVATKESNAFGLYDMSGNLAEWTMDQYYEDYFERLEEDPADNPWFRPTELYPRSVRGGSWQDDVEDQRCAKRRGSQERWKMLDPQMPKSLWWHTSAQFVGFRLVRPVETPPAEVIEQYWIEEMQDF; from the coding sequence TTGGAGTATCCGGTTATCAAAAAAATATATGTTCCCGTATCGTCAGTTATTGTTGTTTTTACGCTCTTTATTGTCGGGTTTTATCCTTTTCAAACCGATGATTTAAACTCATTTACTGACTACACTATCGAAATACCGGGTTCTGAAGTTGAACTCAACATGGTAGCGGTTCCGGGTGGAACATTTTCGATGGGGAGCCCTCAAGACGAACCCGGGCGATCCGAAAACGAAGGACCTCGTCGTGAGATAACGGTTGATTCTTTCTGGATGGGAAAACATGAAATTAGCTGGAGTCAGTACGATCTGTTTGCCAATGAGGTGATCAGCCGGCTTGAAGAGGAACTTGCAGATGGATCGGGCAGAGGCATCGAAATCGAGGCAGATGCAATCTCCACACCAACACCGCCTTATGTGGATATGACATTCGGTATGGGCCGGGATGGGTATCCCGCAATCAGTATGACACACTATGCGGCGATTATGTACGCTAAATGGCTGACAGCAAAAACCGGAGACTTTTACCGGCTGCCAACAGAGGCCGAATGGGAATATGCCTGCAGGGCCGGCACCGAGACGGCATATCACTTTGGGAATTCAACGGATGAAATAGACCGCTATGTGTGGCACTCGGGTAACAGCGACCGCAGTTATAACCGGGTGGCTACAAAGGAATCGAATGCTTTTGGTTTGTATGATATGTCAGGCAACCTGGCCGAGTGGACCATGGATCAATATTATGAAGATTATTTTGAACGACTGGAAGAAGACCCCGCAGATAATCCCTGGTTCAGACCAACTGAACTTTATCCGCGATCTGTACGGGGCGGTTCCTGGCAGGATGATGTGGAAGATCAGCGATGCGCCAAACGGAGGGGATCGCAGGAGCGGTGGAAAATGCTTGATCCACAGATGCCTAAAAGTTTATGGTGGCACACAAGTGCACAATTTGTAGGGTTTCGGCTGGTACGACCGGTGGAAACTCCTCCGGCTGAAGTTATTGAACAGTACTGGATTGAAGAAATGCAGGATTTTTAA
- a CDS encoding TonB-dependent receptor → MQHLDYQTKHIRCKRFAFRAFRLSVIALGLLMFTGMVYAQEQQYEITGTVTDAATGETLPSVNILLVGSDVGTTTNLEGDYTITVPNLDESLRFSYIGYQTQTVDIDGRTEIDVELLTEEVVGQEVVVTGYGTVRQRETISGSVSAVSGDQIEAVPTSNLSNTLAGRVSGLAGLNTAGEPGFDGSQIRIRGNATLGNNDPLIVIDGVPARQGGLDRINPNDVENISILKDASAAIYGSRAANGVILITTKRGRSGAPQVTVNATQGFNQPTVIPNMANAPTYLTMLNEIDMYRGDSPRRSEAEIDRYRNIGDQDPWEYHDTDWFDEGLKRFSNETEATIAVSGGTESVRYRVSARGLTEDAYYRNSATRYNQGEFRSNLDIDVTDHIRIGADLAGRYEDRNFPTQSAGAQFRFLMRGKPHEPARWPDGSPGPDVENGTNPVVSATNATGYHDIDDYYLQSSVYVNAEIPAIEGLSFRSNFTFDRHFNENEQWATPWILNTWDGTRDENGDPVLSPGQRGPGTPELTRQRQNQQDITFNLVGNYQQNIAAHNFAFMLGTERETFNGQNVGAYREGYLSPEFPQLDLGASENRNNWGNSWHGARQNFFSRLNYDYDETYLLEVVGRLDGSYIFPEGDRYGFFPSVSLGWRLSNEDFFQDLTSNFFDNLTIRASYGQTGNDQVDPYQFLGTYSFGNGYIFDGSIESSLSEARIPNPNITWEVANQFNTGINMTIFDNRLEFELDYFDYRREGILWQRDAALPLMAGFDLPDENIGEVKSYGFDGTMTYLQDITDNTFLTASFTLSYAENEILFFDEPDGVPDWQRNEGMPMNTGLYYQVIGVFQDEQEIEDYPSWDGAQPGDLIFEDVNGDGVINSDDMIRSDRTPFPKWTGGLNLALNYRNWDISTFWQGAAGAAVYTQTESGEIGNFRQSFAENRWTPDNPTNDHPRTWNRSDEYWSSNSNTYFLRNTDYIRLKSLEVAYTLPASLSSRLGLQRTKFSITGLNLLTFTGLEDLDPEAASGAGQYYPQRRSLRAGLSVTF, encoded by the coding sequence ATGCAACATTTAGACTATCAAACCAAACACATACGATGTAAGCGCTTTGCCTTCCGGGCTTTTCGCTTATCAGTAATAGCGCTTGGTCTTCTGATGTTCACCGGCATGGTATATGCCCAGGAACAACAATACGAAATTACCGGAACTGTCACAGATGCAGCCACCGGCGAGACACTACCAAGTGTGAATATCCTTCTTGTAGGAAGCGATGTTGGAACCACAACTAATCTGGAAGGGGACTACACCATCACGGTTCCAAATCTGGATGAATCTCTGCGTTTTTCCTATATCGGCTATCAGACACAGACCGTGGATATCGATGGCAGAACGGAAATCGATGTTGAACTGCTTACCGAAGAGGTGGTTGGACAGGAAGTTGTCGTTACCGGTTATGGAACCGTGCGCCAACGCGAAACCATCAGTGGATCTGTTAGTGCTGTATCCGGCGATCAGATTGAAGCTGTCCCAACGTCAAACTTGTCTAATACGCTCGCAGGACGAGTATCTGGCCTGGCCGGACTTAACACAGCTGGTGAACCGGGTTTTGATGGATCTCAAATCCGTATTCGGGGTAACGCCACACTCGGTAATAATGATCCGCTGATTGTGATCGACGGAGTTCCCGCGCGACAGGGTGGTCTTGACAGAATCAACCCTAATGATGTGGAAAATATCAGTATTCTGAAGGATGCTTCGGCAGCAATTTACGGATCCAGGGCTGCTAACGGGGTTATTCTGATTACCACAAAAAGAGGCCGATCCGGTGCCCCGCAGGTTACGGTTAATGCAACCCAGGGATTTAACCAGCCAACGGTTATCCCAAACATGGCAAATGCACCAACCTACCTTACCATGCTGAACGAGATCGACATGTACCGCGGTGATTCACCTCGGCGTTCAGAGGCAGAGATTGACCGATACAGAAACATTGGAGATCAGGATCCATGGGAATATCACGATACAGACTGGTTTGATGAAGGCCTGAAACGTTTTTCAAATGAAACAGAGGCAACCATTGCCGTTAGCGGCGGTACCGAATCGGTTCGATACCGTGTATCGGCCAGGGGCCTTACCGAAGATGCTTACTATCGAAACAGCGCCACCCGCTATAACCAGGGTGAATTCCGCAGTAATCTCGATATTGACGTAACGGATCATATTCGAATTGGTGCCGATCTTGCAGGGCGATATGAGGACAGAAACTTCCCAACCCAGTCAGCCGGTGCCCAGTTCCGCTTCCTGATGCGCGGAAAACCTCACGAACCGGCACGATGGCCTGACGGCAGTCCCGGTCCGGATGTTGAAAACGGAACAAATCCCGTAGTATCGGCAACCAATGCAACCGGTTATCACGATATTGATGATTATTACCTGCAGAGCAGCGTTTACGTTAACGCCGAGATCCCCGCAATTGAAGGCTTATCTTTCAGAAGTAATTTCACTTTTGACAGACACTTCAATGAGAATGAACAATGGGCAACTCCCTGGATTTTGAATACATGGGATGGTACTCGTGACGAAAACGGAGATCCTGTTTTGAGTCCTGGTCAGCGTGGGCCCGGAACTCCTGAGCTTACACGGCAAAGACAAAATCAGCAGGATATTACCTTCAACCTTGTTGGGAATTATCAGCAAAATATTGCAGCACATAATTTTGCATTTATGCTGGGTACAGAGCGCGAGACCTTTAACGGGCAGAATGTGGGAGCTTACAGAGAAGGGTATCTCTCCCCAGAATTCCCGCAACTTGATCTTGGCGCATCTGAAAACCGCAACAACTGGGGGAACTCCTGGCACGGTGCGCGACAAAACTTCTTTAGTCGTTTGAACTACGATTATGATGAAACCTACCTGCTGGAAGTTGTTGGCCGCTTAGACGGATCCTATATCTTTCCCGAGGGCGATCGTTATGGTTTCTTCCCATCGGTATCACTGGGTTGGAGATTATCGAACGAAGACTTCTTCCAGGATCTGACGTCCAACTTCTTCGATAACCTCACCATTCGTGCGTCTTATGGACAAACTGGTAACGACCAGGTAGATCCGTACCAATTCCTCGGAACGTATTCATTTGGAAACGGATACATCTTTGACGGATCGATTGAGTCTTCACTCAGCGAAGCGCGAATCCCAAATCCGAATATCACGTGGGAGGTTGCAAACCAGTTCAATACCGGTATTAATATGACCATTTTTGATAACCGGTTAGAGTTTGAACTTGACTACTTCGATTATCGAAGAGAAGGAATCTTGTGGCAGCGAGATGCCGCCCTTCCACTCATGGCCGGTTTTGACCTGCCCGATGAAAACATCGGTGAAGTGAAAAGCTACGGCTTCGACGGTACGATGACGTACCTGCAGGATATCACAGATAACACATTCCTGACCGCATCATTTACACTCAGTTATGCAGAAAATGAAATCCTGTTTTTTGATGAACCGGATGGAGTTCCAGACTGGCAGCGAAACGAAGGAATGCCGATGAATACCGGGCTCTATTACCAGGTGATCGGTGTATTCCAGGATGAACAGGAAATCGAAGACTACCCAAGCTGGGATGGCGCTCAGCCAGGAGATCTGATCTTTGAAGATGTGAACGGAGACGGCGTAATCAATTCCGACGACATGATTCGCTCAGACCGCACACCCTTTCCAAAATGGACCGGGGGCCTGAATCTCGCTCTGAACTATCGCAACTGGGATATTTCAACTTTCTGGCAGGGAGCTGCAGGGGCTGCGGTGTATACCCAGACCGAATCGGGTGAAATCGGAAACTTCCGGCAAAGTTTTGCTGAAAACCGGTGGACACCGGATAATCCCACCAACGATCATCCAAGAACATGGAACCGAAGTGATGAGTATTGGTCATCAAACAGCAATACGTACTTCCTGCGAAATACAGACTACATTCGTCTGAAATCGCTTGAAGTTGCCTATACTCTGCCTGCTTCACTCTCGTCGAGACTGGGACTGCAGCGAACCAAGTTCAGCATTACCGGCTTAAATCTGCTTACGTTCACCGGGCTTGAAGATCTTGATCCCGAGGCCGCCTCCGGTGCCGGACAGTATTACCCGCAACGACGGTCACTTCGTGCCGGTTTATCGGTAACATTTTAA
- a CDS encoding LacI family DNA-binding transcriptional regulator — MGSNVTLKQIAEVLGISAMTVSRALNNHNNVDERTRKRVVETARSMGYTPNHVAKSLVSQKTFTIGVIIPEISHVFFAQVISGIDDITFQQDYQLILTNSAETFEREKKALHTLRSKRVDGILVSCSETTGDFSHFQEVIDSGLPLVFFDRCIDGIGASTVSVNDRAASKRMTQHLIDHGYKRIACLHGPDVSIGKERLEGYLEALADNDFPVYESLMAESGYLEKGGYRAMEKLLQLPKDQWPDAIVAVNDPVAIGALECMKEHSISVPDEIAITGFSDDIRSRLLECPLTSVKQPAEEIGREAAKKLIKTIQNSDERPEKIELKTELMIRKSCGCNSN, encoded by the coding sequence TTGGGGTCAAATGTTACGTTAAAACAGATCGCTGAAGTACTTGGCATTTCCGCAATGACGGTGTCTCGTGCACTCAATAATCACAATAATGTGGATGAGCGCACACGAAAGCGGGTAGTTGAAACGGCTCGCAGTATGGGCTACACGCCAAACCATGTAGCTAAGAGCCTGGTTTCGCAGAAGACATTCACCATCGGTGTGATTATCCCCGAAATATCGCATGTATTTTTTGCTCAGGTTATCAGCGGAATTGATGACATTACTTTTCAGCAGGATTATCAGCTGATTTTAACCAATTCAGCCGAAACGTTTGAGAGGGAAAAGAAAGCACTGCACACTCTTCGATCAAAACGGGTTGATGGCATCTTAGTCTCCTGTTCTGAAACCACCGGGGATTTTTCCCACTTCCAGGAAGTGATTGACAGCGGTTTGCCCCTTGTTTTTTTTGACCGGTGTATTGACGGAATCGGGGCGAGTACCGTAAGTGTGAATGACAGAGCTGCATCTAAACGAATGACGCAACATTTGATTGATCACGGATACAAGCGAATTGCATGTTTACATGGCCCGGATGTATCCATCGGGAAAGAAAGGCTTGAAGGGTATCTCGAAGCACTGGCTGATAATGATTTTCCTGTATATGAAAGCCTGATGGCCGAAAGTGGTTATCTTGAAAAAGGCGGTTACCGGGCAATGGAAAAACTGCTGCAGCTACCAAAAGATCAATGGCCGGATGCCATTGTTGCCGTAAACGACCCTGTAGCCATTGGAGCGCTGGAGTGCATGAAAGAACATTCGATCTCCGTTCCGGATGAGATTGCAATTACAGGTTTTTCTGACGATATCCGGTCCCGCCTGCTGGAGTGTCCTCTTACTTCCGTTAAACAGCCGGCGGAAGAGATTGGGCGAGAAGCGGCAAAAAAACTTATCAAAACGATTCAAAACAGCGATGAACGGCCGGAAAAAATTGAGCTCAAAACGGAATTGATGATCCGGAAATCGTGTGGCTGTAATTCAAATTAG
- a CDS encoding Gfo/Idh/MocA family protein: MNKPDKPIKTAISRREFCKNASMAVGGGLILGSLPVGASAFAAASSELKVAVIGCGGRGTGAANQALQADEGVKIVALADAFRNRVDDCYNTLSQRYGDTGRLDVPEEHKFTGFDAYQNAIDLADVVILAAPPGFRPKHFEAAVKAGKHVFMEKPVATDVPGVHQVLDAGREAKRKNLNVVVGLQRRYQTNYHEALKRIQNQEIGRIISGQVYWNSGGVWVNEREADQSEIEYQMRNWYYFNWLCGDHILEQHIHNIDVANWFIGEYPVKAQGMGGREVRTGKDHGEIFDHHFVEYTYPSGAVISSQCRHKPNCMNRVDEVFQGTTGTIHTDGSHKTVIRDWNGNIHYDHDGSNDPNPYQQEHDDLFAAIRNGNVIDDTDFGAKSTLAAIMGRMATYSGQEIGWDEAFQSDLKIVPDEQGWDMTPPVLPNDDGYYPVPVPGETRVI; this comes from the coding sequence ATGAATAAACCAGACAAACCAATAAAAACAGCTATATCTCGCAGAGAATTCTGCAAAAATGCGTCAATGGCGGTAGGAGGAGGGCTGATATTGGGCTCGCTACCGGTTGGAGCGAGTGCATTTGCGGCTGCAAGCAGTGAATTAAAAGTAGCTGTTATAGGTTGCGGTGGACGCGGAACCGGAGCGGCTAACCAGGCACTTCAGGCTGATGAAGGCGTGAAAATCGTTGCACTCGCGGATGCATTCAGAAACCGTGTGGACGATTGCTACAACACACTTTCTCAGCGATACGGTGATACGGGCCGGCTTGATGTACCCGAAGAGCATAAGTTCACTGGGTTTGATGCCTATCAGAATGCAATAGATCTGGCTGACGTGGTGATTCTGGCAGCACCTCCCGGTTTTCGGCCTAAACATTTTGAAGCTGCTGTAAAGGCAGGAAAACATGTATTTATGGAGAAACCGGTTGCTACTGATGTGCCGGGAGTCCACCAAGTTCTGGATGCCGGCCGCGAAGCAAAGCGGAAAAACCTGAACGTGGTTGTGGGTCTTCAGCGAAGGTATCAAACCAACTACCACGAAGCGCTGAAGCGGATTCAAAACCAGGAGATCGGCCGGATTATATCAGGTCAGGTTTACTGGAACAGTGGCGGTGTATGGGTAAATGAAAGAGAAGCCGATCAATCTGAGATAGAGTACCAAATGCGAAACTGGTACTATTTTAACTGGCTCTGCGGAGATCATATCCTCGAACAGCATATTCACAATATTGATGTGGCAAACTGGTTTATTGGTGAATACCCCGTAAAAGCACAGGGAATGGGCGGCCGGGAAGTGCGAACCGGCAAAGATCATGGTGAAATCTTTGATCACCATTTTGTTGAGTATACGTATCCCAGTGGTGCGGTTATATCCAGCCAGTGCCGGCATAAGCCCAACTGCATGAACCGTGTGGATGAAGTTTTCCAGGGGACAACCGGAACCATTCACACCGATGGCAGCCATAAAACGGTGATCCGGGATTGGAATGGAAATATTCATTACGATCACGATGGCAGCAACGATCCCAATCCATATCAGCAGGAACACGATGACCTTTTCGCAGCAATTCGCAATGGAAATGTTATCGATGACACTGATTTTGGTGCAAAAAGTACACTGGCTGCAATTATGGGCCGAATGGCAACCTACTCAGGTCAGGAGATTGGGTGGGATGAAGCCTTTCAATCAGACCTCAAAATTGTACCGGACGAACAGGGCTGGGACATGACACCCCCGGTACTTCCGAATGATGACGGGTATTATCCCGTGCCGGTTCCGGGAGAAACAAGAGTAATTTGA